A single window of Streptomyces xanthii DNA harbors:
- a CDS encoding nucleotidyltransferase domain-containing protein gives MDPETTESALDQDAAFLDSLADRLAALPHVHAVALGGSRAQGTHKESSDWDLAVYYRGPFDPQDLRDLGWEGEASEIGGWGGGVFNGGAWLVVDGRRVDVHYRDLDEVEHEVKEAEAGRFRWEPLMFHLAGIPSYLVVAELALNRVLRGTVPAVDRYPAALREAAAGEWWGKAAMTLAYARAGNVPNGGRAEVLGAVSVAAMQAAHAVLAARGEWVTNEKRLLARAGLRGIDDVLAEPDPGRLVDRAQELLEGVVRAVRGQG, from the coding sequence ATGGACCCCGAGACCACCGAGAGCGCCCTCGACCAGGACGCCGCCTTCCTCGACTCCCTCGCCGACCGCCTCGCCGCCCTGCCGCACGTCCACGCCGTCGCGCTCGGCGGATCGCGGGCCCAGGGCACGCACAAGGAGTCCAGCGACTGGGACCTCGCCGTGTACTACCGGGGCCCCTTCGACCCGCAGGACCTGAGGGACCTCGGCTGGGAGGGCGAGGCATCCGAGATCGGCGGCTGGGGCGGCGGCGTGTTCAACGGCGGCGCCTGGCTCGTCGTCGACGGGCGGCGGGTCGACGTGCACTACCGCGACCTCGACGAGGTCGAGCACGAGGTGAAGGAGGCCGAGGCGGGCCGGTTCCGCTGGGAGCCGCTCATGTTCCACCTCGCCGGCATCCCCAGCTACCTCGTCGTCGCCGAACTCGCCCTCAACCGTGTCCTGCGCGGCACGGTTCCCGCGGTCGACCGGTATCCGGCGGCGCTGCGCGAGGCCGCCGCCGGGGAATGGTGGGGCAAGGCCGCCATGACACTCGCGTACGCGCGCGCGGGGAACGTGCCGAACGGCGGCCGCGCCGAGGTCCTCGGCGCCGTGAGCGTCGCCGCGATGCAGGCCGCGCACGCCGTGCTCGCCGCGCGCGGGGAATGGGTCACCAACGAGAAGCGGCTGCTGGCCCGCGCCGGACTGCGGGGCATCGACGACGTCCTCGCCGAGCCCGACCCGGGCCGACTCGTCGACCGGGCACAGGAGTTGCTGGAGGGTGTCGTGCGCGCGGTACGCGGTCAGGGCTGA
- a CDS encoding DUF397 domain-containing protein, with protein MDRIKDRIRGVDGEPVYNGMPARELGTEGWHKPWSGGNGGNCVEAMKLADGRVAVRQSSDPDGPALIYTPGEITAFIEGAKAGAADFLLS; from the coding sequence ATGGACCGGATCAAGGACCGGATACGAGGCGTGGACGGCGAGCCGGTCTACAACGGCATGCCCGCGCGCGAACTCGGCACCGAGGGCTGGCACAAGCCCTGGAGCGGGGGCAACGGCGGCAACTGCGTCGAGGCCATGAAGCTGGCCGACGGCCGCGTCGCCGTGCGCCAGTCCTCCGACCCGGACGGTCCCGCGCTGATCTACACCCCGGGTGAGATCACCGCGTTCATCGAGGGCGCCAAGGCCGGCGCCGCCGACTTCCTCCTGTCCTGA
- a CDS encoding anthrone oxygenase family protein produces MIEGPYFVLVVFGALWCGLAAGVFVAFSTFVMRGLGALPPDRGIAAMNAINVAAVNPAFMVVFLGAAALCAVIAVVTFVLWPEQGTVELLLGCALYLVGSFGVTVLANVPRNEALAKLAGDEEAEASAAYWGTYRSEWSGWNHIRSGASLAASASFLLALT; encoded by the coding sequence ATGATCGAAGGACCGTACTTCGTGCTCGTGGTGTTCGGGGCCCTGTGGTGCGGGCTCGCCGCGGGCGTCTTCGTCGCGTTCTCGACGTTCGTGATGCGCGGCCTCGGCGCCCTGCCGCCGGACCGCGGGATCGCCGCGATGAACGCGATCAACGTGGCCGCTGTGAACCCGGCGTTCATGGTCGTCTTCCTCGGCGCCGCCGCGCTGTGCGCCGTGATCGCCGTCGTGACGTTCGTGCTCTGGCCCGAGCAGGGCACCGTCGAGCTGCTGCTGGGCTGCGCGCTGTATCTGGTGGGGTCGTTCGGCGTGACGGTGCTGGCGAACGTCCCGCGCAACGAGGCGCTGGCGAAGCTCGCCGGTGACGAGGAGGCCGAGGCGAGCGCCGCGTACTGGGGGACGTATCGGAGCGAGTGGTCGGGCTGGAACCACATCCGCAGCGGCGCCTCCCTGGCCGCCTCCGCCTCCTTCCTGCTCGCGCTGACCTGA
- a CDS encoding glutamate synthase subunit beta, which produces MADPKGFLRTPRREAPRRPVEERVRDWDEVYVPGGLLPIVGGQADRCMDCGVPFCHDACPLGNLIPEWNDLVARDDWRAASERLHATNNFPEFTGTLCPAPCEAGCVLAINQPAVTIKNVELAIADRAWDEGFVSVRPPERLSGRSVGVIGSGPAGLAAAQQLTRAGHTVAVYERDDRPGGLLRYGIPAFKMDKRRLERRLRQLADEGVRFRTSTEVGRDVGAAELRARHDAVVIATGATQWRELDVPGRDLTGIHQAMEYLPLANRVGEGDLPVSPLNAEGRHVVIVGGGDTGADCLGTALRERAASVTQLDIYGRPGDERDEEAEPWPTYPKLYRLSPAHEEADELGSSPLAHADARLFAASTLRFTGDERGRVRELHLVEVDAGRRPRPGTEQVLPADLVLLALGFQGPERRPGGLVDQLGLGADARGGLSRDAGFATPVPGVFVAGDAGRGQSLVVWAIAEGRAVAAAVDRWLTGATVLPAPIGAHDRPMTA; this is translated from the coding sequence ATGGCCGACCCCAAGGGCTTTCTCAGGACGCCCCGGCGGGAGGCGCCGCGCCGCCCCGTCGAGGAGCGCGTCCGGGACTGGGACGAGGTGTACGTGCCGGGCGGTCTGCTGCCGATCGTCGGCGGGCAGGCCGACCGGTGCATGGACTGCGGCGTCCCGTTCTGCCACGACGCGTGCCCGCTCGGGAACCTGATCCCGGAGTGGAACGACCTGGTCGCGCGGGACGACTGGCGGGCGGCGAGCGAGCGGCTGCACGCCACGAACAACTTCCCGGAGTTCACCGGCACGCTCTGCCCGGCCCCCTGCGAGGCCGGCTGTGTGCTCGCGATCAATCAGCCCGCGGTGACCATCAAGAATGTGGAGCTGGCGATCGCCGACCGCGCATGGGACGAGGGCTTCGTGTCCGTGCGCCCGCCGGAGCGCCTGTCGGGCCGCAGCGTCGGCGTGATCGGTTCGGGGCCCGCGGGGCTCGCCGCGGCCCAACAGCTGACCCGCGCGGGCCACACGGTCGCGGTGTACGAGCGCGACGACCGGCCGGGCGGGCTGCTCCGGTACGGCATCCCCGCGTTCAAGATGGACAAGCGCCGGCTGGAGCGCCGGCTGCGGCAGCTGGCGGACGAGGGCGTGCGGTTCCGTACGTCGACGGAGGTCGGCCGGGACGTCGGGGCGGCCGAGCTGCGGGCCCGGCACGACGCGGTCGTGATCGCCACGGGTGCCACGCAATGGCGCGAACTGGATGTGCCGGGGCGTGACTTGACGGGGATCCACCAGGCGATGGAGTACCTGCCGCTGGCGAACCGGGTGGGCGAGGGCGATCTGCCGGTCTCGCCGCTGAACGCCGAGGGCCGGCACGTCGTGATCGTCGGCGGCGGTGACACGGGCGCGGACTGCCTGGGGACGGCGCTGCGCGAGCGGGCCGCGTCCGTCACCCAGCTCGACATCTACGGCAGGCCGGGCGACGAGCGCGACGAGGAGGCGGAGCCCTGGCCGACGTATCCGAAGCTGTACCGCCTGTCGCCGGCGCACGAGGAGGCGGACGAGCTGGGGTCGTCGCCGCTCGCGCACGCGGACGCGCGGCTGTTCGCGGCGTCGACGCTGCGGTTCACGGGGGACGAGCGGGGCCGGGTGCGGGAGCTGCATCTCGTGGAGGTGGACGCGGGCCGGCGGCCGCGGCCGGGGACGGAGCAGGTGCTGCCCGCCGATCTGGTGCTGCTCGCGCTGGGGTTCCAGGGGCCGGAGCGGCGGCCCGGGGGTCTCGTGGACCAGTTGGGGCTCGGCGCGGACGCGCGGGGCGGGCTGTCCCGGGACGCGGGGTTCGCGACTCCGGTGCCGGGCGTGTTCGTCGCCGGGGACGCGGGACGCGGGCAGTCGCTGGTGGTGTGGGCGATCGCGGAGGGCCGGGCGGTGGCCGCGGCGGTCGACCGGTGGCTGACGGGGGCGACGGTGCTCCCGGCCCCGATCGGTGCGCACGACCGGCCGATGACCGCGTGA
- a CDS encoding NCS1 family nucleobase:cation symporter-1 has translation MPVAEPTPTQAAAFTPDPRLVNEDLAPAAERKWKVYDLFALWMSDVHNLGNYTFAAGLLVLGLNAWQVFSALLIGFVLIYAGCNAMGRIGQRHGVPFPVVSRISFGVWGANIPALIRAVIAIMWYGIQTYLASVAVNVMVLAAFPGMKSWTEHSFLGLHALGWASFLALWLVQSLIITRGMESVRKFQDFCGPAIWIVMLALAVWIWAKAGWTISLTTTPHPVSSGEQFRQWFGAIGLILATYGTLMLNFCDFSRFAPDYRTVRRGNFWGLPINSTAFVVLSVVVTAGSVEVFGEAITDPALLVARIGNTWVLVFGALTFAVATMGVNIVANFVSPAYDLANVWPQKISFKVGGAISTVLALVVTPWNLYSNPTVVNYFLGGLGAFLGPLFGIIMLDYFWVKRGRIDDRALFDATPGSRYHYRGGVNPKALAAFVPSAGLAVVLALVPYFDSVAAYSWFIGTAVSALLYGLICRAERAESASAEPVDPADAVEV, from the coding sequence ATGCCCGTGGCCGAACCCACGCCCACGCAGGCCGCCGCCTTCACTCCCGACCCGCGCCTGGTCAACGAGGACCTCGCGCCCGCCGCGGAGCGCAAATGGAAGGTCTACGACCTCTTCGCCCTGTGGATGTCCGACGTCCACAACCTCGGCAACTACACCTTCGCGGCAGGCCTGTTGGTCCTCGGCCTCAACGCCTGGCAGGTCTTCAGCGCGCTGCTCATCGGCTTCGTCCTCATCTACGCCGGCTGCAACGCGATGGGCCGTATCGGTCAGCGGCACGGCGTCCCGTTCCCCGTCGTCAGCCGCATCAGCTTCGGCGTCTGGGGCGCGAACATCCCCGCTCTGATCAGGGCCGTCATCGCCATCATGTGGTACGGAATCCAGACCTATCTGGCCTCCGTCGCCGTCAACGTGATGGTGCTCGCCGCCTTCCCCGGGATGAAGTCCTGGACCGAGCACTCCTTCCTCGGCCTGCACGCCCTGGGCTGGGCGTCCTTCCTCGCGCTGTGGCTCGTGCAGTCGCTGATCATCACGCGCGGCATGGAGTCCGTCCGCAAGTTCCAGGACTTCTGCGGACCCGCGATCTGGATCGTGATGCTCGCGCTCGCCGTCTGGATCTGGGCCAAAGCCGGCTGGACCATCTCGCTGACCACCACCCCGCACCCCGTCTCCTCCGGCGAGCAGTTCCGCCAGTGGTTCGGCGCGATCGGCCTGATCCTCGCCACGTACGGCACGCTGATGCTCAACTTCTGCGACTTCTCCCGCTTCGCGCCCGACTACAGGACCGTGCGGCGCGGCAACTTCTGGGGCCTGCCCATCAACTCCACGGCGTTCGTGGTCCTTTCCGTCGTCGTCACCGCGGGCAGCGTCGAGGTCTTCGGCGAGGCGATCACCGACCCGGCGCTCCTCGTCGCCCGCATCGGCAACACCTGGGTCCTCGTCTTCGGCGCGCTGACCTTCGCCGTCGCCACCATGGGCGTCAACATCGTCGCCAACTTCGTCTCGCCCGCCTACGACCTGGCGAACGTCTGGCCGCAGAAGATCAGCTTCAAGGTCGGCGGCGCGATCTCGACGGTCCTCGCCCTCGTCGTCACGCCGTGGAACCTCTACTCCAACCCGACCGTCGTGAACTACTTCCTCGGCGGCCTCGGGGCCTTCCTCGGCCCGCTGTTCGGCATCATCATGCTCGACTACTTCTGGGTGAAGCGCGGCCGCATCGACGACCGCGCCCTCTTCGACGCGACGCCCGGCTCCCGCTACCACTACCGCGGCGGCGTCAACCCGAAGGCCCTGGCCGCCTTCGTCCCCTCCGCCGGCCTCGCCGTGGTCCTCGCCCTCGTCCCGTACTTCGACTCGGTCGCCGCGTACTCCTGGTTCATCGGCACTGCCGTCTCGGCGCTCCTCTACGGGTTGATCTGCCGCGCGGAGCGAGCGGAGTCGGCGTCGGCGGAGCCGGTGGACCCGGCGGACGCGGTCGAGGTCTGA
- a CDS encoding nucleoside/nucleotide kinase family protein, protein MRLQAITWERLGDTLAERLLDLAPADGSPWPRIAFDGAPAARPGDLADRVAEALRVRGRSCLVVPADGFLRPASLRLEYGHQDTEAYYSGWLDTGALWREVFGPLEADGTGRVLPDLWDPVTDRATRSDYVELPPGSPLLLHGPFLLNHWFPFDLTVHISLSAGALRRRTPEPEQWTLPAFARYDDETGPGAAADVVIRADDPRHPAWNG, encoded by the coding sequence GTGCGACTCCAAGCGATCACCTGGGAACGGCTCGGCGACACCCTCGCCGAGCGCCTGCTCGACCTCGCCCCGGCCGACGGCTCTCCCTGGCCGCGGATCGCCTTCGACGGCGCACCGGCCGCCCGCCCGGGCGATCTCGCCGACCGTGTCGCCGAGGCCCTGCGCGTCCGCGGCCGCTCCTGCCTGGTCGTGCCCGCGGACGGCTTCCTGCGGCCCGCCTCGCTCCGCCTGGAGTACGGCCACCAGGACACCGAGGCCTACTACAGCGGCTGGCTCGACACCGGCGCCCTGTGGCGCGAGGTCTTCGGACCCCTCGAAGCGGACGGCACCGGCCGCGTCCTGCCCGACCTGTGGGACCCGGTCACCGACCGGGCGACCCGCAGCGACTACGTCGAACTCCCGCCCGGCAGCCCCCTGTTGCTGCACGGCCCCTTCCTCCTCAACCACTGGTTCCCCTTCGACCTCACCGTGCACATCAGCCTGTCCGCCGGCGCCCTGCGCCGCCGCACCCCCGAGCCCGAGCAGTGGACCCTCCCCGCCTTCGCCCGCTACGACGACGAGACCGGCCCCGGCGCCGCGGCCGACGTCGTCATCCGCGCCGACGACCCCCGCCACCCCGCCTGGAACGGCTGA
- a CDS encoding 2'-5' RNA ligase family protein, whose product MTRDDTEPDDGGWPDVAGDTALTIHVPEADALVRTPSRAHVTVLYPFLPLPRLTGAPDARLAALFASVRPFTLTFRETRRWPGVLYLPPEPDDPLRALTKAVRDLWPEAVPYRGVFGHEGLDPHLTLASGDGTDALPARDFTAALPVRTRVEEVRLIVTDGPGTGWRDVRAYRLGGAQP is encoded by the coding sequence GTGACCAGGGACGACACGGAACCGGACGACGGCGGATGGCCGGACGTCGCGGGCGACACCGCCCTGACGATCCACGTCCCGGAGGCGGACGCGCTGGTGCGCACCCCGTCCCGGGCGCACGTCACGGTGCTCTACCCGTTCCTGCCGCTCCCCCGCCTCACCGGCGCGCCGGACGCGCGACTGGCCGCCCTCTTCGCCTCCGTGCGCCCCTTCACCCTGACCTTCCGCGAGACGCGCCGCTGGCCGGGCGTCCTGTACCTGCCGCCGGAACCGGACGATCCGCTGCGCGCCCTGACGAAGGCGGTCCGCGATCTGTGGCCGGAGGCCGTCCCCTATCGCGGTGTCTTCGGGCACGAGGGCCTCGACCCGCATCTCACGCTGGCGAGCGGAGACGGTACGGACGCGCTGCCCGCTCGCGACTTCACCGCGGCCCTGCCCGTCCGGACCCGGGTCGAGGAGGTCCGGCTGATCGTGACGGACGGCCCCGGGACCGGCTGGCGGGACGTCCGCGCGTACCGGCTCGGCGGCGCTCAGCCCTGA
- a CDS encoding DUF899 domain-containing protein: protein MGLPKVVTHEEWRAAREELLALEKAATRARDALNARRRELPMVEIDKLYVFEGPDGKAELLDLFEGRTQLVVYHFMFAPEWEAGCPSCSGFLDQIGHLAHLRARGTAFAAVSRAPFTKILPFKARMGWTVPWYSSNLSDFNQDFGTTVEVGGCLQERPAISCFLRDGERVFHTYSTFDRGLDGIGFTTNLLDLTALGRQEEWELPAGRSSALGAPAGSAAVRYHDEYVD from the coding sequence ATGGGGCTGCCGAAGGTGGTCACGCACGAGGAGTGGCGCGCCGCCCGCGAGGAACTGCTCGCACTGGAGAAGGCGGCGACCCGGGCGCGCGACGCACTGAACGCGCGACGGCGCGAGCTGCCCATGGTCGAGATCGACAAGCTGTACGTCTTCGAGGGGCCGGACGGCAAGGCCGAGCTGCTCGACCTGTTCGAGGGCCGGACCCAACTCGTCGTCTACCACTTCATGTTCGCGCCCGAGTGGGAGGCCGGCTGCCCCAGCTGCTCCGGATTCCTCGACCAGATCGGGCACCTGGCGCACCTGCGGGCCCGCGGCACCGCCTTCGCGGCCGTCTCCCGCGCCCCGTTCACCAAGATCCTGCCGTTCAAGGCCCGCATGGGCTGGACGGTGCCCTGGTACTCCTCGAACCTCAGCGACTTCAACCAGGACTTCGGCACCACCGTGGAGGTCGGCGGCTGCCTCCAGGAGCGCCCCGCGATCAGCTGCTTCCTGCGCGACGGCGAGCGGGTCTTCCACACGTACTCGACGTTCGACCGCGGCCTTGACGGCATCGGTTTCACCACGAACCTGCTGGACCTCACCGCACTCGGGCGGCAGGAGGAGTGGGAGCTGCCCGCGGGGCGGTCCTCGGCGCTCGGCGCCCCCGCGGGCAGCGCGGCGGTGCGCTACCACGACGAGTACGTCGACTGA
- a CDS encoding S1 family peptidase, whose amino-acid sequence MKKSLVGALFGVLLLGATAAPATALGDTATSQHTAKVKPRAVSFAGTVALSNCSGSVVRVPNSQPTDPALVMSNGHCLESGFPGPGEVVVDQPSTRSFSLLNSSGSKVATLRASKVAYGTMTDTDVSLYELTSTYQQIESSYGIKALELSADHPTQGTAISVVSGYWKKIYNCSIDGFAYRLKEGEWTWKDSVRYTSACDTIGGTSGSPVLDQATGKVVAVNNTGNESGEECTDNNPCEVDENGQVTVRQGINYAQQTYGIVPCVGTGNKIDLSAPGCALPKP is encoded by the coding sequence ATGAAGAAGTCTCTCGTCGGCGCGCTCTTCGGCGTGCTCCTGCTGGGCGCGACCGCCGCCCCGGCCACGGCCCTCGGCGACACCGCAACGTCCCAGCACACGGCGAAGGTCAAGCCCAGGGCCGTCAGCTTCGCCGGCACGGTGGCGCTCAGCAACTGTTCCGGCTCGGTCGTGCGGGTGCCGAACTCGCAGCCGACCGACCCGGCCCTGGTGATGTCCAACGGCCACTGCCTGGAGTCCGGTTTCCCCGGCCCTGGCGAGGTCGTCGTCGACCAGCCCTCGACCCGCAGCTTCAGCCTGCTCAACTCGTCGGGCAGCAAGGTCGCGACGCTGCGCGCGAGCAAGGTCGCGTACGGGACGATGACCGACACGGACGTCTCGCTGTACGAACTCACCAGCACCTACCAGCAGATAGAGAGCTCCTACGGCATCAAGGCCCTGGAGCTGTCCGCGGACCACCCCACCCAGGGCACGGCGATCAGCGTCGTCTCGGGCTACTGGAAGAAGATCTACAACTGCTCGATCGACGGCTTCGCCTACCGGCTCAAGGAGGGCGAATGGACCTGGAAGGACTCGGTCCGCTACACCTCGGCCTGCGACACGATCGGCGGCACCTCCGGCTCCCCGGTGCTCGACCAGGCGACCGGCAAGGTCGTCGCGGTCAACAACACCGGCAACGAGAGCGGTGAGGAGTGCACGGACAACAACCCGTGCGAGGTGGACGAGAACGGCCAGGTGACCGTGCGCCAGGGCATCAACTACGCCCAGCAGACGTACGGGATCGTGCCCTGCGTCGGCACGGGCAACAAGATCGACCTGTCGGCTCCGGGCTGCGCCCTGCCCAAGCCGTGA
- a CDS encoding DUF2293 domain-containing protein — MSSVVPSSPLAVRGPLVFQPVRRQRCAVCRSGPLRLLVLDEGRPRCLDCADLAHLVFLPRGDTALTRRAREESGLSAVVVRFHRRRGRYERQGVLVEPAALARAEARCLADAESRARRRERDAARRAVRDELFVAAFAAEIRRLFPGCPVERAEAIAAHAGARGSGRVGRTAAGRALSEGAVRAAVRAGVRHVETPYDALLMSGVPWREARARVAAPVEAVLAAWRMRGAEDEPARAEPEAS, encoded by the coding sequence ATGAGCAGCGTCGTCCCGTCGTCGCCCCTCGCGGTGCGCGGCCCCCTCGTGTTCCAGCCCGTCCGGCGCCAGAGGTGCGCGGTGTGCCGGAGCGGGCCGCTCCGGCTGCTGGTCCTGGACGAGGGGCGGCCGCGCTGTCTCGACTGCGCGGATCTGGCGCATCTGGTGTTCCTGCCGCGCGGGGACACGGCGCTGACGCGGCGGGCGCGGGAGGAGAGCGGGCTGTCGGCAGTGGTCGTGCGCTTCCATCGGCGGCGCGGCCGGTACGAGCGGCAGGGGGTGCTGGTCGAGCCGGCGGCGCTCGCACGGGCGGAGGCCCGCTGTCTGGCGGACGCGGAGTCTCGGGCGCGGCGGCGGGAGCGGGACGCGGCGCGGCGGGCGGTGCGCGACGAGTTGTTCGTGGCGGCTTTCGCGGCGGAGATCCGGCGGCTGTTCCCTGGGTGCCCGGTGGAGCGGGCCGAGGCGATCGCCGCGCACGCGGGGGCGCGGGGCAGCGGCCGGGTCGGTCGGACGGCGGCGGGCCGGGCGTTGTCGGAGGGCGCGGTGCGGGCGGCGGTCCGGGCGGGCGTACGGCATGTGGAGACGCCGTACGACGCGCTGCTGATGTCCGGGGTGCCGTGGCGGGAGGCGCGGGCGCGGGTGGCCGCGCCGGTGGAGGCGGTGCTGGCGGCGTGGCGGATGCGGGGCGCGGAGGACGAGCCGGCTCGGGCCGAGCCCGAGGCGTCCTGA
- a CDS encoding glycoside hydrolase family 6 protein — MAKSSRPVLGVLLAALLSLAPAAAGHGARAGAVFWVDPDSAAARQAAAYRAQDRTADAELVDRIAGRPQAVWLGGTDPGPTARAVTEAAARAGRTAVLVAYHIPHRDCGSYSAGGAPDAAAYRAYIDSLASGLGSGGAYVVVEPDAVASAVAGCPGADTEERYALLSYAVQRLAARPGTRVYLDAGNAGWIPDPARLVDPLRRSGVAAATGIALNVANYRTNAETSAYGHRLLAALGGTPHFVIDSSRNGNGPYEGTDAWCNPPGRALGTPPTTGTADPALDAYLWIKRPGESDGTCRGGPPAGQWWESGALELARNSTPRLTGAPAPGGSVPRAA; from the coding sequence ATGGCCAAGTCCTCGCGCCCGGTACTGGGCGTTCTGCTGGCGGCGCTGCTGAGTCTCGCCCCGGCCGCGGCCGGGCACGGGGCCCGGGCCGGTGCCGTCTTCTGGGTCGACCCGGACAGCGCGGCGGCCCGCCAGGCCGCCGCGTACCGTGCCCAGGACCGCACCGCCGACGCCGAACTCGTCGACCGCATCGCCGGCCGCCCCCAGGCGGTCTGGCTGGGCGGGACCGATCCCGGCCCCACCGCCCGCGCCGTCACCGAGGCGGCCGCCCGCGCGGGCCGCACCGCCGTCCTGGTCGCCTACCACATCCCGCACCGCGACTGCGGTTCCTACTCCGCGGGCGGCGCCCCCGACGCCGCCGCCTACCGCGCCTACATCGACTCCCTCGCCTCCGGCCTCGGCAGCGGCGGCGCCTACGTCGTCGTGGAGCCCGACGCCGTCGCCTCGGCCGTCGCCGGCTGCCCCGGCGCCGACACCGAGGAGCGCTACGCCCTCCTGTCCTACGCGGTCCAGCGCCTCGCCGCCCGCCCCGGCACCCGCGTCTACCTCGACGCCGGCAACGCGGGCTGGATCCCCGACCCCGCCCGCCTGGTCGACCCCCTGCGCCGCTCGGGCGTCGCCGCGGCCACCGGCATCGCCCTGAACGTCGCCAACTACCGCACGAACGCCGAGACGTCCGCCTACGGCCACCGGCTCCTCGCCGCGCTCGGCGGCACCCCGCACTTCGTCATCGACAGCAGCCGCAACGGCAACGGCCCCTACGAAGGCACCGACGCCTGGTGCAACCCGCCCGGCCGCGCCCTCGGCACCCCGCCCACCACCGGGACGGCGGACCCCGCCCTCGACGCCTACCTCTGGATCAAGCGGCCCGGCGAGTCCGACGGGACCTGCCGCGGCGGGCCCCCGGCGGGCCAGTGGTGGGAGAGCGGCGCGCTGGAACTGGCCCGCAACAGCACGCCCCGGCTCACGGGCGCGCCGGCCCCTGGCGGTTCAGTGCCCCGCGCAGCGTGA
- a CDS encoding helix-turn-helix domain-containing protein, with the protein MSEPRSAPTVGQVVLGRRLQDLRESAGLKREDAARVLRVTAATIRRMETAEVALKIPYLQLLLKSYDVDRDEAEAFVQLAEEANKPGWWQRFHDILPGWFSMYVSLEGAASLIRSYEPHFVPGLLQTADYARGVLRSGAVGRALVEDPEVVDRHVDLRMRRQALLTREDAPRVWMVMDETALRRPVGGADVMRAQLDRLLDVMELPNVTLQVAEFASGPHPGTYGPFVLFRFAVPELPDMVYSEYLTGAVYLDARPEVATHLEVMDRMAAHAATAQRTKEILSDLRKEL; encoded by the coding sequence GTGAGCGAACCGCGGTCCGCGCCGACGGTCGGCCAGGTCGTGCTCGGCCGGCGTCTCCAGGACCTGCGGGAGAGCGCGGGGCTCAAGCGCGAGGACGCCGCCCGTGTACTGCGCGTGACCGCCGCGACCATCCGGCGCATGGAGACCGCCGAGGTCGCCCTCAAGATCCCCTACCTCCAGCTGCTCCTGAAGTCCTACGACGTCGACCGGGACGAGGCCGAGGCGTTCGTACAGCTCGCCGAGGAGGCGAACAAGCCGGGTTGGTGGCAGCGGTTCCACGACATCCTGCCCGGCTGGTTCTCGATGTACGTCAGCCTGGAGGGTGCCGCCTCCCTCATCAGGTCGTACGAGCCGCACTTCGTGCCCGGACTGCTCCAGACCGCGGACTACGCGCGTGGCGTGCTCCGCTCCGGGGCCGTCGGCCGGGCGCTCGTCGAGGACCCGGAGGTCGTCGACCGCCACGTCGACCTGCGGATGCGGCGCCAGGCCCTGCTCACCCGCGAGGACGCGCCCCGCGTGTGGATGGTCATGGACGAGACGGCGCTGCGCCGCCCGGTCGGCGGCGCGGACGTGATGCGCGCCCAGCTCGACCGTCTGCTCGACGTGATGGAGCTGCCCAACGTCACGCTTCAGGTCGCGGAGTTCGCGTCCGGCCCGCACCCGGGCACGTACGGACCCTTCGTCCTGTTCCGCTTCGCCGTGCCCGAACTCCCGGACATGGTCTACAGCGAGTACCTGACCGGCGCCGTCTACCTCGACGCGCGCCCCGAGGTGGCCACCCACCTGGAGGTCATGGACCGCATGGCGGCGCACGCCGCGACGGCACAACGCACAAAGGAGATCCTGAGCGATCTCCGCAAGGAGCTCTGA
- a CDS encoding ATP-binding protein, which translates to MTRAHLTGWGACEDTCDAAALVVSELVTNAIVHTASRRIHCELHELCDDAGERVRIAVRDEGRMPGDTAPAGRVAPEEEHGRGLLLVAAVSSAWGAQETGPGLVVWAELPRDGGQGAAAGPMPEASGPAEWSW; encoded by the coding sequence ATGACGCGTGCCCATCTCACGGGATGGGGCGCGTGCGAGGACACCTGCGACGCGGCGGCTCTCGTCGTGTCCGAACTGGTCACGAACGCGATCGTGCACACCGCCAGCCGCCGGATCCACTGCGAGCTGCACGAGCTGTGCGACGACGCGGGCGAGCGCGTGCGGATAGCCGTGCGCGACGAGGGCCGGATGCCCGGCGACACCGCTCCGGCGGGCCGTGTCGCACCCGAGGAGGAGCACGGCAGGGGGCTTCTTCTCGTGGCCGCGGTCTCCAGCGCGTGGGGCGCTCAGGAGACCGGGCCGGGCCTGGTCGTATGGGCCGAACTGCCGCGCGACGGAGGGCAGGGCGCCGCCGCGGGCCCGATGCCGGAGGCCTCCGGCCCCGCCGAGTGGTCCTGGTGA